The Anopheles coluzzii chromosome 2, AcolN3, whole genome shotgun sequence genome window below encodes:
- the LOC120952734 gene encoding zinc finger protein 19-like, protein MEFHDEIVIERTKIMAVNAENSFQYEEVQIKEEIASDSEEIVPVISNGKKAGAQQQSNSKHHVHEKDIPCGLYPLEDNNNNAGRQGSAKHQCENCLESFDSIVRLRRHERKHWMKSCPICDKTVQVDNLKFHIGRMHGSDERCAEKRPFQCTECDKSFFLPNHLLEHGQTHRKASCPVCGESFRPSYLKNHIARKHPDGDAGLSKTLTVYRCSACKQTFVSKSLLWTHQQMHKKVECTICNKTFRQDGMKMHMATTHREYLSPSETPSYKCDKCERTFLYKKQLTKHQRYHPRMVKCAICERSFKTNHFKIHTAEEHGAPE, encoded by the coding sequence ATGGAGTTCCACGACGAGATCGTTATAGAACGCACCAAAATAATGGCCGTCAATGCGGAAAATTCGTTCCAGTATGAGGAGGTACAAATCAAAGAAGAAATTGCATCTGATTCAGAGGAAATAGTACCGGTAATAAGCAACGGAAAGAAAGCAGgggcacaacaacaaagcaacagcaaacatcACGTGCACGAAAAAGATATTCCGTGTGGCCTTTACCCATTGGAagataacaacaataatgcaGGCAGGCAGGGCAGTGCTAAGCATCAATGCGAGAATTGCCTCGAATCGTTCGACAGTATCGTTCGCCTGCGTCGGCACGAGCGAAAGCATTGGATGAAAAGCTGCCCAATATGCGACAAGACGGTGCAGGTGGATAATTTAAAGTTTCACATCGGTCGTATGCACGGTAGCGATGAGCGGTGTGCTGAAAAACGGCCCTTCCAGTGCACGGAATGCGATAAATCGTTCTTCCTCCCGAACCACCTGTTAGAGCATGGGCAGACGCACCGGAAGGCAAGCTGCCCGGTGTGTGGGGAATCGTTCAGACCGTCCTACCTCAAGAACCACATAGCTAGAAAGCATCCGGACGGTGACGCGGGACTTTCGAAAACCCTCACCGTGTACCGTTGCAGTGCATGCAAGCAAACGTTTGTCAGTAAATCCTTGCTCTGGACTCACCAGCAGATGCATAAGAAGGTGGAGTGTACTATATGCAACAAAACGTTCCGGCAGGATGGTATGAAAATGCACATGGCCACCACCCATCGGGAGTATCTGTCGCCTTCGGAGACTCCATCGTACAAGTGTGATAAATGCGAACGGACATTCCTGTACAAAAAGCAGCTGACGAAGCACCAACGCTACCACCCCCGCATGGTAAAGTGTGCGATTTGTGAACGGTCGTTTAAAACGAACCACTTCAAAATCCACACAGCAGAGGAACATGGTGCACCGGAGTAA